The Scyliorhinus canicula chromosome 11, sScyCan1.1, whole genome shotgun sequence genome contains a region encoding:
- the LOC119973323 gene encoding LOW QUALITY PROTEIN: 40S ribosomal protein S29-like (The sequence of the model RefSeq protein was modified relative to this genomic sequence to represent the inferred CDS: substituted 3 bases at 3 genomic stop codons), with product MGHQFXWSHLRXFGXNSCSCRVCTNQHGLIRKYGLNICRQCFRQYTKDIGVVKLD from the coding sequence ATGGGCCATCAGTTTTAGTGGTCTCACCTCAGGTAATTTGGCTAGAATTCCTGCTCATGCCGAGTCTGTACGAATCAACACGGCCTGATCCGGAAATATGGCCTCAACATATGCCGCCAGTGCTTCAGACAATACACTAAAGACATCGGCGTCGTCAAGCTGGACTAA